In one Gadus morhua chromosome 7, gadMor3.0, whole genome shotgun sequence genomic region, the following are encoded:
- the alg5 gene encoding dolichyl-phosphate beta-glucosyltransferase: MMDFLYDLLQCLVALAAIAVILVLVLAHVTATVVDLTRHEKEKSFPTAPDWKELLPSIHDPASKELSVIVPAYNEELRMPSMLEEAMDYLEKRRKRQPSFTYEVLVVDDGSSDRTSEVAFQYTNKFGADKVRVLTLVKNRGKGGAVRMGAMSCRGRLILMADADGATKFADYEKLEVALEAISPKPDNMAITCGSRAHLEQDSVAERSMFRTFLMYGFHFLVWFFCVRGIKDTQCGFKLFTREAALKTFSLLHVERWAFDVELLYIAQCFKIPIGEVAVNWTEIEGSKLVPVLSWLQMGRDLVFIRLRYLTGVWRLDSPRKTD, translated from the exons ATGATGGATTTTCTTTATGATTTACTTCAATGCCTTGTTGCACTGGCAGCGATTGCGGTCATATTA GTGTTGGTGCTAGCCCACGTCACGGCCACCGTCGTGGATCTGACTCGACACGAGAAGGAGAAAAGCTTCCCCACGGCCCCGGATTGGAAAGAGCTCCTTCCCAGCATCCACGACCCGGCCTCCAAGGAGCTGTCAGTCATCGTCCCGGCGTACAATGAGGAGCTCCGAA TGCCATCGATGCTGGAAGAAGCCATGGATTACCTGGAGAAAAGACGG AAACGACAGCCTTCCTTCACCTATGAGGTCCTGGTGGTGGATGATGGCAGCTCCGACAGGACCTCAGAG GTTGCATTCCAGTACACAAACAAGTTTGGTGCGGACAAAGTGCGTGTTCTGACCCTGGTGAAAAACAGGGGCAAAGGAGGAGCAGTCCGAATG GGAGCCATGAGCTGCAGGGGCCGCTTGATCCTCATGGCGGACGCAGACGGGGCCACCAAGTTTGCGGACTATGAGAAACTAGAGGTGGCTCTCGAAGCCATCAGCCCCAAACCA GACAACATGGCCATCACCTGTGGTTCTCGAGCCCATCTGGAGCAGGACTCTGTGGCTGAG CGGTCCATGTTTCGTACCTTCCTGATGTACGGCTTCCACTTCCTGGTCTGGTTCTTCTGTGTCCGAGGAATCAAAGACACGCAGTGTGGCTTCAAGCTCTTCACGCGAGAGGCCGCCCTCAAAACCTTCTCCCTGCTCCACGTGGAGCGCTG GGCTTTTGACGTGGAGCTCTTGTACATCGCTCAGTGCTTTAAGATCCCCATCGGGGAGGTGGCGGTGAACTGGACCGAGATAGAAG gctcCAAGCTGGTTCCAGTGTTGAGTTGGCTGCAGATGGGACGCGACCTGGTGTTCATCCGGCTGCGTTACCTCACAGGAGTCTGGAGGCTGGACTCTCCCCGGAAGACGGACTAG
- the rfxap gene encoding regulatory factor X-associated protein has protein sequence MSEDDSSAAGGIKDKESTLLLTKDGQRYYVNKSGVVDSRNVITPLESDNNMFSYEMDDADEEADMLDSSDPRDSAASPEELNDEDASEGDNAPKQCTYEGCTETTTQVAKQRKPWMCKKHRNKMYKDKYKKKKSDQALSSGKLDETAEERPVSVNKQRLGTIGDRPARPSLIEQVLNQKRLSLLRSPEVISFLQQQQRLLITQSRSQSQPDFPGC, from the exons ATGAGCGAAGACGACAGCTCGGCGGCGGGCGGCATTAAAGACAAAGAGTCGACCCTGCTGCTCACCAAGGACGGACAGCGGTACTACGTGAACAAGAGCGGCGTGGTGGACAGCAGGAACGTGATCACGCCCCTGGAGTCGGACAACAACATGTTCTCGTACGAAATGGACGATGCGGACGAGGAGGCCGACATGCTGGACTCCTCGGACCCCCGTGACAGCGCCGCCAGCCCTGAGGAGCTCAACGACGAGGACGCGTCGGAGGGCGACAACGCCCCCAAGCAGTGCACCTACGAGGGCTGCACCGAGACCACCACGCAGGTAGCCAAGCAGAGGAAGCCCTGGATGTGCAAAAAGCACCGCAACAAGATGTACAAAGACAagtacaagaagaagaagagtgacCAGGCCCTGTCGAGTGGGAAACttgat gagacGGCGGAGGAGAGGCCTGTGTCCGTGAACAAGCAGCGCCTTGGCACCATAGGGGACCGGCCTGCCAGACCCTCCCTGATAGAGCAGGTGCTCAACCAAAAGAGACTG TCGTTACTCAGGAGCCCGGAGGTCATCAGCTTCCTTCAGCAACAGCAGAGGCTCCTGATCACCCAAAgccgcagccaatcacagccggACTTCCCGGGTTGCTAG